A region of Candidatus Nezhaarchaeota archaeon DNA encodes the following proteins:
- a CDS encoding TldD/PmbA family protein: MELLDICTKLTDRSLKLGADVSEAYGVDLNILKVELEKRNIKSVKMVHDVGVGVRAISKGSTGYSYATSLDIDIDGTAKKAVEAAKAGNPDPDFKDLPRPSSYTRPERTYDGRIASLTPEELIDLCISLAKQAELDKVYSINITVESLVFRRIIVNSNGVEGIEDGTLLYLIAYITAKEGVNLSSGYEGDVVRYLSDLDPERIVMRAAEEAVKGLNAKCYKTMKVPVIFAEKSLSAIIVEGVVKALNADLIQRGRSYLSRRLNANIGPDELTILSDGLIEGGPLTGKFDVEGAPRQRHVLIEHGVVKGLLHNSYTAGKAGVESTGNATRSGGDLDFRGQVVIAPSNVVVEAGNWSLQEMIQEVDNGLLILDTHDIPNIATGDFSAMVTHGYIIEKGEVTLPIKQTLFAINLLDLARKIRAVGKERAKYFNLYSPPLLVLDVQVSSKA, translated from the coding sequence GTGGAGCTGCTAGATATCTGCACAAAGCTCACCGATAGATCCTTAAAACTAGGTGCAGATGTATCTGAAGCTTATGGAGTGGATTTAAATATCCTCAAGGTCGAGCTTGAAAAAAGGAACATCAAGTCAGTTAAGATGGTGCACGATGTTGGTGTGGGAGTAAGGGCCATATCGAAGGGATCAACGGGCTACTCCTATGCAACAAGCCTGGATATTGATATAGACGGCACAGCCAAAAAAGCGGTTGAAGCAGCTAAGGCAGGCAATCCTGATCCAGATTTCAAGGACTTACCAAGGCCATCCTCCTACACACGCCCAGAAAGGACTTATGATGGCAGGATAGCATCCCTCACACCTGAAGAGCTAATAGACTTATGTATTTCGCTAGCAAAACAAGCCGAATTAGATAAAGTGTACTCCATCAACATAACGGTAGAATCTTTAGTCTTTAGGCGAATTATAGTGAACTCTAATGGCGTTGAAGGGATAGAGGACGGCACCCTTCTATACTTGATAGCCTACATAACAGCCAAGGAGGGCGTGAACCTGTCTTCAGGCTATGAAGGGGACGTTGTTAGATACCTTAGCGATTTAGACCCTGAGAGGATTGTGATGAGAGCAGCTGAAGAAGCTGTTAAGGGGCTAAATGCTAAGTGCTACAAAACAATGAAGGTACCAGTAATATTCGCTGAAAAATCCTTATCGGCCATTATAGTTGAAGGCGTGGTTAAAGCATTGAATGCAGACCTTATTCAGAGAGGTAGAAGTTACTTATCGCGAAGACTTAATGCTAACATAGGGCCTGATGAGCTAACAATATTGAGTGATGGATTGATTGAAGGGGGGCCGCTGACAGGTAAATTCGATGTTGAGGGTGCACCGAGGCAAAGACATGTTTTAATTGAACACGGCGTCGTGAAGGGTCTTCTCCACAACTCTTACACAGCCGGAAAAGCTGGTGTTGAGAGCACCGGTAATGCTACTAGAAGCGGTGGTGACTTAGACTTCAGGGGTCAAGTTGTTATTGCCCCTTCTAATGTAGTAGTTGAGGCTGGAAACTGGAGTTTGCAGGAAATGATTCAAGAAGTCGATAACGGGCTACTGATACTAGATACCCATGACATACCAAACATAGCCACTGGAGATTTTTCAGCTATGGTGACACATGGATACATAATTGAGAAGGGGGAAGTCACATTACCGATTAAGCAAACCCTTTTTGCAATAAACCTACTAGACTTAGCTAGAAAAATAAGAGCAGTGGGCAAGGAGAGAGCTAAATACTTTAACTTATACTCTCCACCACTACTCGTGCTAGACGTGCAGGTATCAAGTAAAGCTTAG
- a CDS encoding TldD/PmbA family protein, which produces MQPLHEDLVEIALDTFLKLKVDFADVRFVELKGLRIEIADGRVKELNSISERGLALRCLVSGGWGFTSTSLLTPSEVEKSCLRAYKLAKSIGERTRERAVEISCAPVRSIFMINPLKPLHDMSVEEKLKMCTDMEVEMKSLSDRIKSTNVTYSEINEETYVVNTLGSKSKQSVPAIIIAAVAYASEAGIVQRGRESHGGTGGIEILKSRNPLELAREAAREALELLAAKSPPAGRYSCILDPEIAGVFIHEAFGHACEADIVLLGGSILEGMLGRRVGSPVVTVKDDPSIRGLFGYTPLDSEGVSGNGTTIVENGVLKSFLHNLETSSRMKVKQTGNARAQGYTHIPLVRMTNTFIDKGDWNVEELFEDLKRGIYAKGSNYGYVDPAKGEFVFKCSKLYLVENGKPKQLCRDAALSGYTLDVLTNVDAVASDLTFKPGFCGKEDQLVRVTTGAPHVKVKDILVGGMA; this is translated from the coding sequence ATGCAGCCACTCCATGAGGATTTAGTTGAGATCGCTCTAGACACTTTCTTAAAATTGAAAGTTGACTTTGCCGATGTAAGGTTCGTGGAATTAAAAGGCTTAAGGATTGAGATTGCTGATGGAAGAGTAAAGGAATTGAACTCCATAAGTGAGAGAGGACTAGCATTGAGGTGCCTCGTTAGTGGCGGCTGGGGTTTCACTTCAACATCGTTATTAACGCCAAGCGAAGTTGAAAAATCGTGCCTTCGGGCTTACAAGTTAGCAAAAAGCATTGGTGAAAGAACCAGAGAAAGAGCGGTGGAGATAAGTTGTGCCCCAGTAAGGTCAATATTCATGATCAACCCTCTCAAGCCATTACACGATATGAGTGTTGAAGAGAAGCTTAAGATGTGCACCGACATGGAGGTTGAGATGAAATCTCTTAGCGATAGGATCAAGAGCACCAACGTCACGTACTCAGAGATCAATGAAGAAACCTACGTAGTCAATACTCTAGGCTCTAAATCCAAGCAATCAGTACCAGCAATAATCATTGCTGCGGTGGCATATGCAAGTGAAGCTGGCATTGTCCAAAGGGGACGTGAAAGCCATGGAGGAACAGGAGGCATCGAAATTCTAAAGTCACGAAACCCACTTGAGCTAGCTAGAGAAGCAGCTCGGGAAGCCTTGGAGCTTCTAGCTGCAAAGAGTCCACCTGCAGGAAGGTACTCATGCATCCTAGATCCAGAGATTGCAGGTGTCTTCATTCATGAAGCCTTTGGACACGCTTGCGAAGCAGATATCGTTCTCCTAGGCGGCTCAATCCTTGAAGGCATGTTAGGAAGAAGAGTCGGGTCACCAGTAGTTACGGTTAAGGACGACCCATCAATAAGAGGGCTCTTCGGCTACACACCGCTAGATAGTGAAGGAGTAAGTGGTAATGGAACTACTATAGTGGAAAATGGTGTACTCAAGTCCTTCCTACACAACTTAGAGACCTCATCAAGAATGAAAGTGAAACAAACGGGCAATGCTAGAGCTCAAGGCTATACTCATATCCCCTTGGTTAGGATGACGAACACCTTCATAGATAAGGGCGATTGGAATGTTGAAGAGTTATTTGAAGATTTAAAGAGAGGGATTTATGCTAAGGGTAGTAACTATGGCTACGTCGACCCGGCGAAAGGTGAGTTTGTCTTTAAATGCTCGAAGTTATACTTAGTAGAGAATGGCAAGCCTAAACAGCTTTGCAGAGACGCAGCACTTTCAGGCTACACGCTTGATGTCTTAACGAATGTCGATGCGGTTGCAAGCGATTTAACCTTTAAGCCAGGTTTTTGTGGTAAGGAAGATCAGCTAGTAAGGGTAACGACAGGAGCTCCACATGTAAAAGTTAAAGACATCCTAGTTGGAGGGATGGCATAG
- a CDS encoding winged helix-turn-helix transcriptional regulator — translation MVEVDVAALKILSILGRKPKASLRSLSKEIGLSPTLLRRKIEKMLSDKVFYGISARINPFALGLEIVLTFVEVPPEKLLLFEKVCDLHPYTHYRVRCFGPINGMFVAFQIPIGTTYLLTNLFEELLKRGLIEKWVLEKPTSFPISCEADYSFYEPGVGWRFNWRSWAENINSLEPFEPKKERNVLGLLSRVDMQILRELSKNILRKRGEIAKAVGIELYQLNRRWRRLEDLGVIEGYRVLVGTHLLHVTSYVLFKCKSSTGEAMKLASAVRRLPYQSIFFFTPNGFILYIMMTSSDYPFLASVLRKYCEKMEVYWCDYHSSLRYYFYDGAFSNGSWRSDVDFMVNYILRGIKEEVGL, via the coding sequence ATGGTTGAAGTAGACGTAGCGGCTTTGAAAATTCTTTCTATATTAGGGAGAAAGCCGAAGGCCTCGTTAAGATCTTTAAGCAAAGAGATAGGTCTCTCTCCAACTTTACTGAGAAGAAAGATTGAAAAAATGTTATCTGACAAAGTGTTCTATGGCATTTCTGCCAGAATAAACCCTTTTGCCTTAGGCTTAGAGATAGTGTTGACTTTTGTTGAAGTTCCTCCCGAGAAGTTATTGTTGTTTGAGAAGGTCTGTGACCTACATCCTTACACCCACTATAGGGTGAGATGTTTTGGCCCCATTAATGGAATGTTTGTGGCCTTTCAAATCCCTATTGGCACAACATATTTACTTACAAACCTCTTTGAGGAACTCTTAAAGAGAGGTCTAATTGAGAAGTGGGTTTTAGAGAAGCCTACCTCTTTTCCTATAAGTTGTGAAGCTGATTACTCATTCTATGAGCCGGGTGTTGGGTGGAGGTTTAATTGGAGGTCATGGGCTGAAAACATAAATAGTCTTGAGCCGTTTGAGCCTAAAAAAGAAAGGAATGTTCTAGGTTTGCTCAGTAGAGTTGATATGCAAATATTGAGAGAGCTCTCTAAGAATATCTTGAGGAAAAGAGGTGAGATAGCTAAGGCTGTAGGTATTGAATTGTACCAGTTAAATAGAAGGTGGAGAAGGCTTGAAGATTTAGGCGTCATCGAGGGTTATAGAGTTCTTGTTGGAACTCATCTCCTACACGTGACGTCTTATGTACTCTTTAAGTGTAAAAGCTCTACAGGAGAGGCCATGAAACTTGCTTCTGCGGTGAGGAGATTACCTTATCAAAGCATCTTCTTCTTCACGCCCAATGGTTTTATCCTATACATTATGATGACGTCGTCCGATTATCCTTTCTTGGCATCTGTGCTACGGAAGTATTGTGAAAAGATGGAGGTTTATTGGTGTGACTATCATTCAAGTTTGAGGTACTACTTCTATGATGGAGCCTTTTCAAATGGTTCGTGGAGAAGTGACGTGGACTTCATGGTTAATTACATCCTAAGAGGCATTAAGGAAGAAGTGGGGTTATAA
- a CDS encoding carbohydrate kinase family protein, with the protein MLDVVGFGSLCIDFTFLVEKLPRKGFSSLATASSIGCGGIIGNFLVGCSRLGLKCGVIGIIGEDSCGRMLLDCLTKAGIDTSMLIIDTSGPTAKVICMVDKSGERTFIVDPGVQARAKVLTGVEDYVSRCRAFHTDCLEVNLAIKLLKAARSNGAITSIDVSALVEHALHGVNERWICDVLRSCDVAFIAEANAKKLFPGLRPIEVLNSMLQHGVKIAVLTLGERGCIVAEGDKLMRVKAFEVDVVDTTGAGDSFEAGFISSLLRGFSSKDAAIVGCAVAALKCTKLGAQAGLPTLKDLINFLAERGFERIASLLTSFL; encoded by the coding sequence ATGTTAGATGTTGTAGGCTTTGGATCTCTATGCATTGACTTTACCTTCTTAGTCGAGAAGCTTCCAAGGAAGGGCTTTAGTAGCTTAGCTACTGCCAGTTCCATTGGCTGTGGTGGAATAATAGGGAACTTCCTTGTTGGGTGTTCTAGGCTTGGACTTAAATGTGGCGTCATAGGCATTATCGGCGAGGATAGCTGTGGAAGAATGTTGCTAGACTGTCTAACTAAAGCTGGTATTGACACATCGATGCTCATCATTGATACGAGCGGTCCCACAGCTAAAGTGATTTGCATGGTTGATAAGAGTGGAGAGAGGACGTTTATTGTTGATCCAGGCGTGCAAGCTAGGGCAAAAGTGCTTACTGGTGTTGAGGATTATGTATCTAGGTGTAGGGCTTTTCATACTGATTGCCTTGAAGTCAACCTCGCCATTAAGCTTCTAAAGGCTGCAAGGTCAAATGGTGCTATCACTAGCATTGATGTTAGTGCATTAGTCGAGCATGCGCTTCATGGAGTTAATGAGAGGTGGATATGTGATGTTCTCAGAAGCTGCGACGTAGCCTTCATTGCAGAGGCTAATGCCAAGAAGCTATTCCCAGGTTTAAGGCCTATCGAGGTACTCAATAGTATGCTCCAGCATGGAGTTAAGATCGCCGTATTAACACTAGGTGAAAGGGGGTGCATCGTTGCTGAGGGAGATAAGCTTATGAGGGTTAAGGCGTTTGAAGTTGATGTTGTTGATACAACAGGTGCTGGGGATAGCTTTGAAGCTGGCTTTATAAGTTCCCTCTTAAGGGGGTTTAGCTCCAAGGATGCTGCTATAGTTGGTTGTGCGGTTGCTGCATTAAAGTGCACAAAGCTTGGTGCTCAAGCTGGGCTACCAACTTTAAAGGATTTAATAAACTTCTTGGCTGAGAGAGGCTTTGAGCGTATAGCTTCTCTTCTAACTAGTTTTCTCTAA
- a CDS encoding macro domain-containing protein — translation METLYEVNVSGKKLKLAKGDITDIEVDAIVNAANERLRLGGGVAGAILRRGGWIIQEECDRIGYCPVGEAVVTVAGRLKAKYVIHAVGPKYGEGDEENKLISATLNSLKRAEERGLKSIAFPAISTGVFGFPKDRCADIMLKTIINYLKGETKLNEVIVCLYDDETYKIFEGKLKNFLEKTS, via the coding sequence GTGGAAACTCTGTATGAGGTCAACGTTAGTGGGAAGAAGTTAAAGTTAGCTAAGGGAGATATAACGGACATCGAAGTCGATGCGATAGTTAATGCTGCTAATGAGAGGCTAAGGCTTGGAGGAGGTGTTGCAGGCGCTATACTGAGGAGAGGTGGCTGGATAATACAAGAGGAATGCGATAGAATAGGATACTGCCCAGTTGGTGAAGCTGTTGTAACAGTGGCTGGTAGACTTAAGGCAAAGTACGTCATACATGCTGTGGGCCCTAAATACGGTGAAGGAGACGAAGAGAACAAACTCATAAGTGCCACACTAAATAGTCTCAAGAGGGCTGAAGAAAGGGGCTTAAAGTCCATAGCCTTCCCAGCAATATCAACGGGAGTCTTCGGCTTTCCAAAGGACAGGTGTGCTGACATCATGCTAAAGACGATAATTAACTATCTTAAGGGGGAAACTAAGCTTAACGAGGTTATAGTCTGCCTTTATGATGATGAAACCTACAAGATATTTGAGGGCAAACTGAAGAACTTCTTAGAGAAAACTAGTTAG
- a CDS encoding aminotransferase class I/II-fold pyridoxal phosphate-dependent enzyme has translation MIYDSVRIETLLAKGFWEPNDVDGVVPPIVTSTTFPYKDPKTPGRFVYARASNPTSTILEKAIAYLEGAKYGFAFSSGMAAIATTLLSMGPCKIVAEEDMYGGTYRLLKSVLPKLGYEVVTIDMTKLNKVPRSIFKGAKVFFFETPTNPQLKAIDIAEISEVAHENDAIAIVDNTFATPILQQPLKHGADVVIHSSTKLINGHSDVVGGLVALNDEELASRLSPTRATLGSIMSSIDAWLTLRGLRTLHLRVKKQCDNASIIAETLANNPKIEEVIYPSLSSYPYTKTILKQMRGPGCIVTLKIKGGVNEALNFLKNLKLFTVAVSLGGLESLACHPYSMTHGAMDESYKKNIGLTDNMIRLSIGAEDPFDLIEDLKNALKSI, from the coding sequence TTGATTTATGATAGCGTGAGAATAGAGACCCTACTAGCAAAAGGTTTCTGGGAACCTAATGATGTGGATGGGGTCGTTCCACCGATAGTAACCTCAACTACCTTTCCCTATAAGGACCCCAAGACTCCTGGAAGGTTTGTGTATGCTCGCGCCTCAAACCCTACATCCACGATCTTGGAGAAGGCTATCGCCTACCTAGAAGGCGCTAAGTACGGTTTCGCTTTCTCATCTGGAATGGCTGCAATAGCAACAACTCTGCTGTCAATGGGTCCCTGCAAGATAGTAGCTGAGGAAGACATGTATGGGGGGACATATAGACTACTGAAAAGCGTACTACCAAAGTTAGGTTATGAGGTGGTAACAATCGACATGACTAAATTAAATAAAGTTCCAAGAAGCATCTTTAAGGGGGCTAAGGTATTCTTCTTTGAGACCCCCACAAATCCTCAACTTAAAGCAATAGATATAGCCGAGATATCTGAAGTGGCTCACGAAAATGATGCCATTGCAATCGTCGATAACACGTTTGCAACCCCAATCCTTCAACAACCACTCAAGCATGGAGCTGATGTTGTTATCCACAGTTCTACAAAGCTTATAAACGGTCATAGTGATGTCGTGGGGGGTCTAGTAGCACTGAATGATGAGGAATTAGCATCAAGGCTGTCACCTACGAGGGCCACGCTCGGCTCTATCATGAGCTCTATAGATGCTTGGTTAACATTAAGGGGTCTAAGAACGCTCCACCTTAGAGTTAAGAAGCAGTGCGATAATGCATCAATAATAGCGGAGACTCTTGCCAATAACCCCAAGATCGAAGAGGTAATATATCCCAGCCTCTCGTCATATCCTTACACTAAGACAATCCTAAAGCAGATGAGGGGTCCTGGTTGCATAGTGACGTTGAAGATAAAGGGAGGAGTTAACGAAGCGCTTAACTTCTTAAAGAACTTAAAGCTATTCACGGTAGCAGTCAGTCTCGGTGGATTAGAATCCTTGGCCTGCCACCCATACTCGATGACTCACGGAGCCATGGATGAAAGCTACAAGAAGAATATAGGATTAACAGATAACATGATCAGATTGTCGATAGGGGCTGAGGATCCATTCGACTTGATAGAAGACTTAAAGAATGCACTGAAATCGATCTAG
- a CDS encoding cob(I)yrinic acid a,c-diamide adenosyltransferase, whose amino-acid sequence MKRGYIHLYTGDGEGKTLTAFGLALRAVGHGYKAIIIQFMKGRKDIGEYKIRERLQPEYEIYQFGRPTFISLEKPEPIDYELAKEGLEFAKEALKRRPRVLVLDEINLAAAIGLVEIEDVLKLLENIPEETVVVLTGRRAPRRFIDVADLVTEMKDIKHPYRQGIEARRGIEY is encoded by the coding sequence ACTGCTTTCGGCTTAGCATTGAGAGCTGTGGGTCATGGATACAAAGCAATCATAATACAGTTCATGAAGGGCAGAAAGGACATAGGTGAGTACAAGATAAGAGAAAGACTTCAACCTGAATATGAAATTTACCAGTTCGGCAGGCCCACGTTCATAAGCCTAGAGAAGCCCGAACCAATAGACTATGAGCTAGCGAAGGAGGGCCTCGAGTTCGCCAAAGAGGCCTTAAAGAGAAGGCCAAGAGTCTTAGTATTAGACGAAATAAATTTAGCCGCAGCCATAGGTCTCGTGGAGATTGAGGATGTGTTAAAGCTGCTGGAAAACATACCTGAGGAGACAGTTGTCGTACTAACAGGGCGTAGAGCACCAAGACGATTCATTGATGTAGCGGATCTAGTGACAGAGATGAAAGATATAAAGCATCCATACCGACAAGGCATTGAGGCTAGGAGGGGCATCGAATATTGA